GATGTAGACAGACATGTCTGATTTACAAACACAGTTTCTATTTGACACAACTGGAATTATATCACTCATACTTCTATTAAAGGGTATTGAGGTATACTAATTTCCATTATACAATGTTGACTGTTTCACTTATGCTAACCTTTATTACTtccagaaacttaaaaaaattaacaaaagtaatGTTTCAGTACTTGACCCACTCTTCAGCatacagtaagtgttcaataaaggTTACTATTATAACTGTACTACTACAAAGGACACAAAGCATTCAGCTACATTCAGCTACTTACttggcaataaaaacaaatgaacaaactagataaataaaaatagacaagacTTTTTAAAGCTCTAGTTTGTTCAGATTTTAACAATGGTCTTACAGGTctgtgagaaaaaatatatatttttgttgttgttgagacacggtctcactctgtcgccaaggctggagcacagtggcaccatcgccatgactgcagcctctgcctcccaggctcaagagagtCTCATCCCTCAGCCTATCAAGTGGTTAGGAtcacaggcgctcgccaccacacctggccaattttttttttttttgtagggatggggtttcgccatgttgcccaggttggtctgaaattcctgagctcaagctcaaaatctggctgcctcggcctcccaaaagtgctgggattacaggcacaagccactgcacccagccaaaaatctACCCTTAAAACAGTGACACAATGAAAGAAATCTATACCTAcagcaaatgtggtatataatTTGGTATAGTAAATGTAATGTATCTGCATATCTAAATTAAAGATATCCAAGAGTATAGATTTCAGAATAACTGTTGAAATTCTAAACTCCTTAAAGGGactccttcctttattttcttaacagtgaGTTGCATATGGTAACAAATAATAAATCCAAGAGTGACTATTGTGTTTGTTAGAAACCAATACCTTTTTTCCATACCTGTGACAAGAGCTAGGCGTTCTACACCTGCAAAATCTGCATGCTCAATAGCCATGACACCAGCAGCACCAAAGAGCTGTTCAggataattataaattaattgcctgtaaataaaatacatgaaaacattaTGCTCAAAACTATTACAAAATAAACTACATTAGACtaaaaaacaagtaaacattTTTACCACACAAGTAAAAGAAATGCACATTAGAACAAGATTGCATTTCTTACCTGTATAATTAGAATTTATCAATTACAGTACTAATGCATCCACTACTAGCATTGAAAACAGGTGTTCTTTATTATAGTAACTGTATAAATCAATCCCATAATTCTGGCCACTGTAAGTGTGCATAAATCACAGTTTACAGATTATGAAAATCCATAATTTAGGTGAAGTTATGTAAGGCAGTTCCTAAGTAATAAATCATTAATTCAACATAAGTAAATATAAAGTATTCCTTAAActttcatagaaaaaaatcctttcttaCAAGCACAGACCTGTTAATAAAGCAATTTATTCCATGCTTAAGAATACGTTCaactttctccttcattttttccttttccgcATGTTCTATTTCTGCAACCTTTGCTGTAGAATCAACTCTTACTCGGGAACCAAATATCTAAGACAAAGAAAAGCATAAAGAGAGCATcagtttcattactttttttttgagattgagtctcgctctgttgctcaggctggagtgcagtggggcaatctcggctcactgcaacctccaccccccgggttcaagtgattctcctgcctcagccttccaagtggttgggattacaggtgtgtgccaccacgcccagctaacttttgtattgttagtagaatggggtttcaccatctcatACTGgacaggctggcctcgaactcctgaccctgtgatccgcccgtctggcctcccaaagtgctgggattacaggcatgaaccaccatgccagtcCTCATTACTCTTTTTAAAGAGTCCCACAGCATATCTCAACATTTTTACTAATGTATGTATCAAAaagtatatacatgtgtatatatacaatagacACCTATCCCAAGCTTTTTAGTACAATTGATTCCTGAGTTTATAGAAGCCAgcaatttttctttccctttttttttttttttttttgagacttttgagacggagtttcactcttgttgcccaagctcgagtgcagtggcacaatctcctgggttcaagcgattctcctgcctcagccccccaagtagctgggattacagacatgcgccagcacgcccagctaattttgtttttttttttttttttttttttagtagagacagggtttctccatgttggtcaggctggtctcaaacttccaacctcagatgatccaccgcctcggcctcccaaactgctaagaacgcggggggtggaggttgcactgagccgagattgccccactccGCCTGGCCagcaatttgaatttttaaaaagtacagttaCATACCTTTATTTTGTCTGTATCCATACCAGTATTTGCAATAAGAATTTTAGCATTTTCAATTCGTTTTGGTTGATTTACTCCAATTTTTTTATCCAACAGAAAGCCTACAATAAATATAAGAACAGTATCATATTTAATACTTCAAAGCAGCCTTAGTAAATCTTATAAAGTTGTCTGCTTTATCATATCACTACTTCAAAGAAGCTATTTAAGTCCAATTTACCAAGCTCTTAGAAGGTATAAAAACAAGCTTGTACCACCCACCttattctgttgttgttttgctttgttttaggcttttagcgCCTGAAAGCCATGGATTTTAGCTTCTGTCTCTAGTGAtaagagggatgaggaaggggctttattggcccaaccagaaacagaaactaggAACCCATGACTGTATTCTCTTCCTTGGACACTCCTGGTATAAAGCATCCCACTAGAAGAGTTATTACAAAATTCATTTAATGggttacttaaaaaataatatatgaaacaGGAAATATGAGAACACAGTACAGACAATAAAATTAAACAGTATTTTGAAACTTTTGTTTCAGATATATACTACACCCACATCTGTATGGGAtgcaaaataaagacaataggTTAAGTCCACTTTTATTAGCTTGAAATCACCACCATAAGAGAAAAACTGAAGATTCAGGTATTGAGGCTGGtggtaaaaatgaaaaaccatGGACAATGGAGTCAGATAAACCTGACCCCAATCATGCCCCTGCTGCTGGCTATATAACCTTGGACAAATTATCCAGCCAGAGATGCTAATTTGTAAAACAGGAATGTAACCAGTGGCAGAGGTGCTAGTTACCAGCCTAGTCCTGTTGCTTTGGAACCATCATACAAACCCAGTACCACCTACCTCTCCAGGCCTTTTTTGGTTATGTTAGAAACTTTTCTCTTACAAAGCCACCTTTATCTTGGGTTTTCTACTCTATTCAAGTGAACCTAATCCTCACTCACCAGGTCATGATGACTAAACGACTAAAGTTCCTATTACAATTCCTAGTACACAGCAGACATTCAAGAATGGTGCTGTTTGTGCTACTACTCTTGTTTTAATGCTTCTATTAGAAATGCTACAcagcagccaggcgtggtagctcacgcctgtaatcccaacactttgggaggctgaggcaggtggatcaccttaggtcaggagttccagaccagcctggccaacacggcaataaccagtctccactaaaaatgcaaaaaaaaattagccaggcatggtggcacacgcctctaatcccagctacttgggaggctgaggcaggagaatcgcttgaactgaggaggcagaggttgcagtgaggcgacatcatgctgttgcactccagcctgggtgacacagccagactccatctcaaaaaaaaaaaaaaaaaaaaagaaatgctacacAGCTCTTGTATATAAACTTAACCAAGAGTATTTTCAGAATCATGACATTCTCTTAAAATAAATCAAGACCTATAACATACACCAAAACCAGGACTCCAAACCACTGGTAAAAGCAGAAGTTGTAAAGCAccatctaattcttttttttccttctctatacAAAAATGCCTATACTTTTTGACAGGTCATTTTGTGAAGTAAATTCAATGTGAAGATGATCTGGAAAACTTCACTCTATAAACAAAAATGTACTACTAAGAAAACAGTACTTGTTACGTCTCATTTACCACCCTTTAAGAACTAGATCCTCTTGCCctataaacatacataaattacttgttaattttttttaaaattcttttctaaaaaaactaGTCATCCCCCAGTATACAAGGGATACTAGTTCCAAGACTCCCACACACACCAAAATCCACACATACTTAAGTTCCAGGCTGACTGGAACCAGTAGATTTGAAAAGTTGGCCTGCTATATACATGGGTTTCAAATCCTGCAAATACTGCATTTTCCATCCACATTCGATTGCACATGTGCAAACCACGGACACAAAGGGCTgactatatttattgaaaaaacctGCGTTAAGTAAACCTACatagttcaaacccatgttgttcaacgGTGAACTGTACATCCTCGACAACCAGCTAACACAATGATGTGACTGACCCAGACCCTTCCTGGAGAATACACATATAATCCTGGTAAAAGTACCATTCGAGAATAAATGATTTCtagcaaaagaaaactacatttccTTTTTATCAGAGACTGCAAATAACTTCATGGTAGTTAAGTAAACTCTAGAGATCATCAACAATGCTGGAATAGTGTGGGAAGAGGAGTACAGTCAATGAAATGACAAAAATGGTTGCACATATGGTATGTCCTTAAATTCAAGTTCACTGGCTTTGTAAAGTGTCACTGGTCCCAAAACTGAATTCACTCAGTACTCAGCCCTCAGCATCTAATCAAAGCTTCTTGTATCTGACATTCATACATACCTTCATCTAAATAGGAATCTGCCAAACTTCCTCCTAGCTTCTTGATAATATGAATTGCCTCGAGGTTGCCAGAGCCTTTCAGTCTGAGAACTGCTTCTACAGCTAACTTTGTAAAGTGGTCTTTGTGATGAGTAAGAAGTTTTGAGGATAATGTCGTGCCCGCAATATTCATTAAATCTTGACGGAATTTTACTTCATCAGAACTAAATAAAACCAACCAAATACACATATTAACCTCactttagttttcaaaatttatctAGATATTCATGTCAATAGATAATTTTACCCTAGTCAAGTCTGTAAGCTGTAAGAATTAAACCTCAGCAGTAATCaagaaacacaaattattttcCCCACCAAACTGGCAAAATGCCAAAAACCGGGGGCGGGGGGATGGGGCACACAAGCAAGCAAAAATCTAATATTGGCAAGAATGTGAgaaatggccgggcacagtgtctcacgcctgtaatcctagcactttgggagactgaggagggtggcctgtaatcctagcactctgggaaactgaggagggtggatcacttgaggtcagttcaagaccagcctgaccgacatggtgaaactccatctacactaaaatacaaaattagctgggtatggtggcacaggcctgtagtcccagctacttgggaagctgaggcaagagaatcgcttgaacccaggaggcagaggtcgcagtcagccgagatcacaccactgcactccatcctgggcaactctaagagcgagactccatctcaaaataaataaataaataaaaagaatgtgaaaaacaAGTAATATTATACAGTTGCGAATGGGAAAATTAGTAAAAGTGCCTTaaaacagtggtccccaacctttttggcaccaggaactggtttcaAGTAAGACAATTTTTCTACCTGCATTAAGCATGTTATGAAAGAACACTAAATGTTTAGAACAGTAGTACTTTGGTGTACCAACCCATGATCGACTGCAGAACTCAACAGCGCCTCTCTTGCAGCCTTTGTGGCTTCTCTCCAACCCGCTATGATGGTCTGTGGATGAATCTTTTTTGCAATTAAAGATTCTGCTTCCTattaataaagttataaaataaaagttataaatagaaaattattaagCACTCCTCAACAGTAAAGATGGAGGAAGTAAGGACTTGATTACCTCTGATACTCAAAAACAGTAGGAAAAACAGAGTTGCTCAGTTGTTCTTACCCTTAATAATTCTGCTGCTAAAACGGTAACAGAGGTAGTGCCATCACCAACTTCATCATCTTGAACCCTTGACAtatctagaaaaagaaattagttaACTCAAAATTGCTTCTTTACTTACTAAATTCTCCAAAAATATTCACTACCAATCTAAACTTATCACGGTTCCTCATACAACAAATTCTTTGGAACTCTGAGGTCTGAAATGCAACAGTTTTACCACCAATATACAGCACTCCTGAAGCTTGTATTTTAACAATGATAATTAAAACCCAGTGGACATCAATTGACAGTACAATTGGTCAACACAGCCTATTtataaagttatttcaaaatgttaaccaatagtattattaggttggtgaaaaagtATATCCAGACTTACCAACTAAAACTTTAGCTGCTGGATTGTCAACACCAATGTTTTTTAGAATAGTGGCACCATCATTGGTTACCATAAGAGAGGCATCTCGTCCGCTGCTTAGAAGAATTTTGTCCTAAAGGGAACATAATTGGTTCAAGTTAAGATATAAGTACATCTTGAAGAATGCATGGATCAATCAGTACTCTCATACAGTGCTAGTGTATTAACACCCTGGATGGCTATTTTGTGGTATCCATTCATCAAATGTTTTCAATACAAACACCATGTTAACCAAACCGTGGTATCTACCCCTAGAAACATCAGAAGCACAGGGAGACAATAGTTTTTGTTTCAACACTGTTAACTGCAAAAACAGTGGAAAGAAACTATCAGTACAGCcacaattaaattataaaataattaaggtACAGGATAATATTTGACAGTTAAAGAGGAGGCAGTATTATCTACTTACACTGAAAGGAATTTAAAAGACCAAGCTACAAAACAGTACTGATAAATagtatctatgttttataaaacGGTATCTGTTACAtgagtataaaatacataataaagtaCACATAATTCaacataaacagaaaattagTAGTAGTACATGCAAATTATAACACTACTTGTCACTGAGGAGGGGTATGGAATTGGGGATGGTGATTCTGGGGACTCTGATTTTTACTAAGAACATACTTGTCTTTTATAATTAAACGTTCTAAagattaaaaagcattttaatatgtttgttattaattatatttcCACTAAGGGCtctaaaacaatattaaaacataaaacttttctatttttcttaccaTGCCTTTGGGTCCCAAGGTGCTCTTTACCAAGTCTCCAATGGCGATGGCACCAATAAAAGAAGTCTGGAGTAAAAACCAAGGAGATTATCAGAATCAACTTTACCGTCTTCAAGTAcagttttatctttatttacttttttttttttttgaggcagagtctcgctctgtcgcccaggctggagtgcaatggtgcgatctcagcccactgcaacctccgcctcctgggttcaagcgatcttcctacctgaggctcccgagtagctgggattacaggcgcccgtcaccacacccggccaatttttgtatttttagcagaaaggggatttcaccatgttggccagggtggtctcgaactcctgacctcagttcatccgcctacctcggcctcccaaagtactgggattacaggagtgagccaccgcacctggcctccagttttatctttaaaacaaaggTTAGAACAAGGCTTACCAGGCGAGCTGTCTCTGCTCTCTCTTCATCAGCTCCTGCCTTGAAGATGTTAACAGGTGCAAGGGAAAGGGACgcctaaaaaagaaaaccaagaggcATTTCGTTTAAGTATCAATACTCTAACACATACACTGAGGTGCCTTCCACTTGTCTTACAAGTGGATATCTAAGAGAAAACTCATTTACAATAATGTTTTCAAACAAATGAAGCTTCCACGATCGGAGAAGGCATTTAAGTGGGAGAGAGGGACTTGTAGGAGAGCAACATGGCTTTTCGGATTTACAAGGCCCCAGAAGTATAAACTATACACCAGCGAGACTGACAGTTACCTACGGCTAGACTAAAGACGATCTTGAACTAAGAATGAAGTAGGGAGGGGTTTTTTGCCATGCGGGCGAGGGAACGCGGCCTCCATCTTCCACCCTCGGGTGGCTCCGGCCCAGCCGCTCCAGGCTCCGCCCCTAGAGGGAGGGCAGAGCGGGTCCCACACTAGAAATTTCTTCGCTGGGGGTGAGGCGCGGGCCTGGGTTCCCGGGACTATGCAAAGGCCTGGGCAGAAGGAGACGCTGGCTTTGCGGTCGTCTCCTCCCCCTCGTGGTGGGCTCCACCGGCTGGCCTGGCACAGGCCGCACGCCCCACGGCTCGCGCCATGTGCGGCGAGCCAGAGAGCCAGAAACGGAGCCTACAACCCCAGCAGGACAGAGGAAAGCAGTGGGGTGGCAAGAGCACGGCGGAGCAGGGCCAGGGCTAGAGACACGGGGGTCAGGCTCACCATAGTTCCGAGGAGTTCCGCACACAAGTGAATCCCCTCACAGCTCGTGTTCACGGCCAGCAGACAGAAAGAAGCCGGAAGTGACGTCACACACCCTACCGTCGGGGGCGGGGCCCCGGCCTTCGCGTGCCTCCGGCTTGCCGTTACCGACAGCAGGCGTCCCATTTTGATTGGAGCCCCACGGGCCGGAAACGCGGCCTGTCACACTGGAGGGGGCGTGGCTGCCGGTCGAGGACTAGGAATGTGGCGGTTGAGAGAGGAACAACCGAAGAACAAAGAGGCGGCTGCCGTACGGGTTGCCATAGCAATGGAGTTCTTGCTCacactttgttttcttaaatttaatctTTAAACATTTGTATTAAATCACACATGTACACAGTTCAAAGTGGTATGTGCCAATAATGAAACCATAATTTACCCACCTCACCACTTCCTGTCTCCAGGAAAactgctttcaactttttcagtTTTGGGGGGGAGCTATTTACTATCGTATTCCCAGATAATATTATTGCTATGttgattttaaacattatttactGAGTATTACAGAAGAAGACTTACTTTTCTCTTACTGAATTTTCAAACGTTATTTCTAACTGGACGTTGACTGCCCAGGCTAAGGTCTTGTGAATTGACAGAGACATTTATAGTATTTTATCTTTGCCCTATTTActcattttcaggaatttttgcatttcagtctttttttttttttttttcctccaatagTAGAGACGACTTACTAGTCTTTGTTTATAATAAACTGAAATATTTGGGACTGATCTTGACACTTTGACATGTTTTGGCAGACATCAAGATCAGTCCCAAATATTTCAGTTTATTATAGACAGTTTTCTACTTTCTTTAAGTTGACGGATGTCTAAAGCAAAATTTGttctctaaaaaatttttctgTCATCTACTGATACCCTGTCTTCTCCCTTTGATCACTTAACAAGCTCCtcggcagggcgcagtggctcacgcctgtaatcccagcacttcgggaggccgaggcgggcagatcacctgaggtcaggagttggagaccagcctggccaacaaggtgaaaccccatctctactgaaaatacaaaaattggccgggcgtggtgtgcgcatgcccataatcccaactactcaggaggctgaggcaggagaattgcttgaacccgggaggcagaggttgcagtgagccgagatcacaccactgcactccagcctgggcaacagaacgagactctgtctaaaaaataaacaaacaaaaaaaaaccaagctcctagatttttctttttctgtttcgttttgttttagagacggggtctcacatgttgcccaggctggcctggaactcctgggctcaagcaatcttcctgcctcagtctcctgaatagctggggtcTCCTGGATTTTTGACATTGCTAACATTAAcagaaattttcaatttttagttgTTTCTACCCTTCAGATTTCCTTTAAGTGGGTTGATTTCCACCAGGGGTTGGCAAGCTGTGAGGAGTCAAACCCAGCCTGCCAACTGTTTTTGTATGGCCTGAgagctaagaatagtttttacatttttaagtggttgaaagaaataaaaaatttcctgACACATGAAAATTCTGTGAAATTAATATTTCAGTGTCCGTAAAGCTTCGTTGGACTCCTTGGGCATACCCACGCATATTTACTCTGTCACAATACAAGAGCAGAGTTatgtggcagagttgagtagtcaCAACAGGTTGTGTGGGCCCACAAAagctaaaacatttattatctaattctttacagaaaaagtttgctgaccctagTTTACAGTATTCCTCAGGTCCAACGTGAAAAGGGGGAGTTCAGGCTGaacaaattgtttttttaaatctcccaagaattttctgttctttgtagGAAAACTTGGTCTTTCAGGAAATGTACTTTCCTAGGCCGATCCCAACTCGCATTCTGGAATGAGAAGATTCACAGTGAAAAACTAAGATGCCTGCACAGTATTGAAAAAGGTTGTTTTTATTGTGGACAAAATTACATACCTGGAGATATTTACTATGTCCTCTAGTAGGCAAGCCCGAGACTGTGTGTGATGGGGAAACCAATGACTGCTCCCTGCTGGGCTTTGAATGTAGCCAGAGGCATTTGGATGGGGAGAAGGAGGCAGGCCCTGCCACCTTGTGGAACTGAGGCTAGAGGCAGCCAGGAAGAGACCCTATGATGGGACCCTTGGAAATgtgttctttctccattgcatCTTTtgatccttcctcctttcctactTCCCCCTCCTTTGATGACACCTCTACACCCAGAGGCTAAACACTCAGCTTCTAGACCCAGATTATATGAGTTTGAATTTCAACCATTTTACGTGCTGGCTTTGTAGCCTTGGGTGGGTTTCACAGGCTCTTTAAATCAGTTCATTGAAGGCCATTCAGAGCATGATCAATGTGCTACCTTACCAAAAACTGTCTCTTTTAGctgtttatactttttttttttggagacggagtttcactctgtcgctcaggctggagtgcagtggcatgatctcagttcactgcaacctccgcctcccaggttcaagcaattctcctgcctcagcctcccaaatagctggggctacaggcatgcaccaccacggctagctaatttttgtatttttagtatagacagggtttaaccatgttggcaaggctggtctcaaacttctgacctcaagcaatctgcccacctcagcctctcaaagtgctgggattacaggcatgagccaccacgcctgaccaattttttttttttaattgagacagggtcttactctgtcacccaggctggagtgcagtggcgcgatctccactcactgcaacctctgcctcctggcttcacgcgatcctcccacctgtctcgcgagtagctgggaatacaggcatgcgccaccacaccggctaattttttgtatttttggtggagatggagtttcgccatgtttctcaggctggtcttgaactcctgagttcatgcagtctgcccaccttggcctttcaaagtgctggaattacacaggtggaagccactgcgcccagtctatttatacattttatagtaATTTGTATTAGATAGGTTACAGGGCCTATGGAGGTAGTGAGACCTTGGGAATCCATGTTTCTGTGATTAAACACGTTGTGCGACTTTCTCCTGGCTCTTCTTCTGTCCTCTACTCTCAAGTCCCTTGATCTTGGCTTTAGTTaacccttcctcctccctcaaaGTCTTTGTGACCCTCTCCTCTCTATGACCCTGtgtcctcctctctctttcccttggtATAATTTGGCTTTCAGTGAGTTGGCTTTTTGTTAACTGGTCAGCTTCCAGTTAtataatctctctgtgcctcagtttccttttgtgtaaaatggagataatcatCACAAAGATTAAAtagcttagaacagtgcctgtttagcttagctattattatcattatgtcCCAAGTCTTCTAGTAGACTTTGTTAAGTATAGTAGCCGAGGGTGGGTATGCTTGGCATGATATGGAAGTAGGAAAGCACTGTAGCATACCATGATTTGATGGCTAGAGGTGATTTGGGAGCAAGGGGAGATGCATTATCTGGAGTGAAATAACTAGCCGAAGAGGCAAACAACCACCAGAACAGTTATGGGACTTGTCAACATTCCTCAGGAACACTTAGAATACCTGGAAGGAAACCAAATAAAGGACCAGGAATCCAGAGTCGCATTGAGTTGGGTTGATCCAGACACCTAGTGTTTGGGTAGTAGGGAGGTTAGAAGATTTGATAATTCTCGTGTTGCAGACCATGATAATTTGTACACAGGAACCAGTCTGTGGAGCACACTTAAAGTagcacttaaaaaaacaaaaacaaaacagagtctcattatgttgcccaggctggaccacagtggcacaatcacagttcattgcagcctcaacctcccaggcttaatctgccctcctgcctcagtctcttgagtagctgggactacaagcacacaccaccatgccagttgattcttttattttttcacagtaacaggttttcaccatgttgcccaggctggtctcaaacttctgggctgaagtgatccaccctcctcagcctcccaaagtgttggggttacaggagtgagccaccatgcctagcccccaaatatattttaaatctcagTGAACTGACACCATCAACCATCTCAGTCACCCAAACCAGACAACTGGGGTCATCTTTGACCCCTCCATTTCTGTCATTCCCCTTATCAATCAGAGGTGTTAATTCTTCCTCCTTTAGGTCCTCTGTTACATTGGTGGCCCTGAATAAACTACACTTTTGATGTTCATGCTTTTATATGAGCCACTGTAATTCAACAAAATAGAACAGAATTGACATTGTGCCAGTTCTGGGCCTAGGCCTCAAGAAAGCCTAGCAGCTTCTACTTTTGTGCTCTTGGGAACCCTAAGCTGCCATGTAAGAAGACGACATGAAGAAAAACCCAAGACTACATGGAGGAAAACTAAGGAGCACAGCTGACAGCTAGAAGTTCCAGACATGACCTAGTGGAAGTTGTCCAGCCAGCCCTCAGCTGCTTGAACCATACTAGCTGAGGCACAAAACATGTGAGGAAGCCAGGCCTCCAGACATTATATGAGTCATCTCTGCTGTGCCCTGCCCATCCCGATCTATAGCAACTTGAGATATAAAATGATtgctgctttaagccactaaattttagG
The Rhinopithecus roxellana isolate Shanxi Qingling chromosome 10, ASM756505v1, whole genome shotgun sequence DNA segment above includes these coding regions:
- the CCT2 gene encoding T-complex protein 1 subunit beta produces the protein MGRLLSVTASRRHAKAGAPPPTVGCVTSLPASFCLLAVNTSCEGIHLCAELLGTMASLSLAPVNIFKAGADEERAETARLTSFIGAIAIGDLVKSTLGPKGMDKILLSSGRDASLMVTNDGATILKNIGVDNPAAKVLVDMSRVQDDEVGDGTTSVTVLAAELLREAESLIAKKIHPQTIIAGWREATKAAREALLSSAVDHGSDEVKFRQDLMNIAGTTLSSKLLTHHKDHFTKLAVEAVLRLKGSGNLEAIHIIKKLGGSLADSYLDEGFLLDKKIGVNQPKRIENAKILIANTGMDTDKIKIFGSRVRVDSTAKVAEIEHAEKEKMKEKVERILKHGINCFINRQLIYNYPEQLFGAAGVMAIEHADFAGVERLALVTGGEIASTFDHPELVKLGSCKLIEEVMIGEDKLIHFSGVALGEACTIVLRGATQQILDEAERSLHDALCVLAQTVKDSRTVYGGGCSEMLMAHAVTQLANRTPGKEAVAMESYAKALRMLPTIIADNAGYDSADLVAQLRAAHSEGNTTAGLDMREGTIGDMAILGITESFQVKRQVLLSAAEAAEVILRVDNIIKAAPRKRVPDHHPC